Proteins found in one Panicum hallii strain FIL2 chromosome 4, PHallii_v3.1, whole genome shotgun sequence genomic segment:
- the LOC112890091 gene encoding flocculation protein FLO11-like isoform X1, with protein sequence MSSRAPPATAATRGAEGATDHLWAKAAELERDFEGYKRRLAERMAQAAAEVAGGRADEEERRGPGDAAGRGKRYEEYVRRRDERLRQEWRARMERKEAEVQALWARLDRTGSRRRRGGDGELAAAIHAREDHGHLRQKTGNLEVKVKPAAPVTPRCGPATKLSRPRTSMPSSPAAASSRLSTPDPRRRPPHLHREQPQAEPPATPRKENRLPPPSTATVASPGTPRPRTMLSRSRSMFKDRGCSSVTVRESPRPPRFQSPRSSYDSAGNLNEPSLPLHADAIAVMQRSSSCSSKQPVLADLKKSSAVAPEPFHPRRSGHGVEPASPPPVIPRDEPGSSEIAPASDGNADNESNHEHADQSSDKFGSVEITGDSDTEPSYVYIKKDRDEQTPRPCQASPGLGTCPGSEQPRSDNRNSDNVDDTMESTGSDDVSGETTVTDAEEASRRKSSESLYSNVQSSFSPRSELDTSATDSPLPSATEKSPESSASPRPRTEVEDAEKSLPVPTTPRSNVTVSITVQSPMDAVTGLKRFLTFGKKNSKGSEAAAVVERTPHSMAPAPPHGDGCMSGEWPAGDSVKVRSGSSDVVSADDLDHSYVISPHVRSLQSFEPSYPANPELKEPVLHAKSPRVHRSFFSFSSFKSRAI encoded by the exons atgTCGTCGCGGGCGCCGCCGGCAACCGCCGCAACGCGCGGAGCCGAGGGCGCCACGGACCACCTGTGGGCGAAGGCGGCCgagctggagcgcgacttcgaaGGGTACAAGCGCCGGCTCGCCGAGCGGATGGCGCAGGCCGCCGCCGAGGTCGCGGGCGGCCGCGCCGACGAGGAGGAGCGCCGCGGCCCCGGGGACGCGGCCGGCAGGGGGAAGAGGTACGAGGAGTACGTGAGGAGGAGGGACGAGCGGCTGCGCCAGGAGTGGCGCGCGCGCATGGAGCGCAAGGAGGCCGAGGTGCAGGCGCTCTGGGCGCGCCTCGACCGCACcggctcgcgccgccgccgcggcggcgacggcgagctcgcGGCCGCCATCCACGCCAGAGAG GATCATGGTCATCTGCGGCAAAAGACCGGGAACCTGGAGGTGAAAGTGAAACCAGCCGCCCCTGTCACGCCAAGATGCGGCCCGGCCACGAAGCTCTCGCGCCCGCGGACCAGCATGCCGTcgtcaccggcggcggccagcTCGAGGCTGTCCACCCCTGACCCCAGGCGGCGTCCGCCGCACCTGCACCGGGAGCAGCCGCAGGCGGAGCCACCCGCCACGCCACGGAAGGAGAAcaggctgccgccgccgtccaccgccACCGTGGCATCACCCGGCACGCCGAGGCCGAGGACGATGCTGTCACGGAGCAGGAGTATGTTCAAGGACCGCGGCTGCTCGTCCGTCACCGTCAGGGAGAGCCCCAGGCCGCCGCGGTTCCAGTCCCCTCGGTCGAGCTACGACAGTGCCGGCAACCTCAATGAGCCGTCTCTGCCACTCCACGCCGACGCTATTGCCGTGATGCAGAGGAGTAGTTCGTGTTCCAGCAAGCAGCCTGTTCTCGCCGATCTCAAGAAGTCTTCTGCCGTTGCTCCCGAGCCGTTTCATCCTAGGAGATCAGGCCATGGCGTCGAGCCCGCGTCACCACCTCCGGTGATTCCGAGGGACGAACCTGGCAGCAGCGAGATTGCTCCGGCCAGTGATGGAAATGCTGACAACGAAAGCAACCACGAACACGCGGATCAGTCTTCAGACAAGTTCGGGAGTGTAGAGATCACCGGTGACTCTGACACCGAGCCGAGCTACGTGTACATCAAGAAGGATAGGGATGAGCAAACTCCACGGCCCTGTCAGGCATCGCCTGGTCTTGGGACATGTCCAGGGTCCGAACAACCGCGGTCTGATAACAGGAACAGCGACAATGTCGACGACACCATGGAATCAACCGGCAGCGACGACGTCTCTGGAGAAACCACGGTGACAGACGCAGAAGAAGCTTCCCGGAGGAAGAGCTCTGAATCTCTGTACTCAAACGTTCAGTCTTCGTTCTCCCCAAGATCAGAGCTCGACACATCGGCCACCGATTCCCCGCTACCCAGCGCCACCGAGAAATCGCCGGAATCCAGCGCTTCACCACGGCCACGGACGGAGGTTGAGGATGCCGAGAAGAGCCTACCAGTCCCGACCACACCGAGGAGCAACGTTACCGTTTCCATCACCGTGCAGTCACCGATGGACGCCGTGACCGGGCTCAAGCGGTTCCTGACCTTCGGCAAGAAGAACAGCAAGGGAAGTGAGGCCGCCGCCGTTGTCGAGCGCACTCCGCATTCCATGGCCCCTGCCCCTCCGCATGGTGATGGCTGCATGAGTGGAGAGTGGCCGGCAGGTGACTCTGTCAAGGTGCGATCGGGCTCCTCCGATGTTGTTTCGGCAGATGATCTGGACCACAGTTATGTCATCTCTCCACACG TTCGGTCTTTGCAAAGCTTTGAGCCATCTTATCCTGCAAATCCTGAACTGAAGGAACCGGTTCTGCACGCTAAGTCACCAAGAG TACACCGATCGTTTTTCTCATTTTCATCGTTCAAGTCCAGAGCAATTTGA
- the LOC112890091 gene encoding flocculation protein FLO11-like isoform X2 — protein MSSRAPPATAATRGAEGATDHLWAKAAELERDFEGYKRRLAERMAQAAAEVAGGRADEEERRGPGDAAGRGKRYEEYVRRRDERLRQEWRARMERKEAEVQALWARLDRTGSRRRRGGDGELAAAIHAREDHGHLRQKTGNLEVKVKPAAPVTPRCGPATKLSRPRTSMPSSPAAASSRLSTPDPRRRPPHLHREQPQAEPPATPRKENRLPPPSTATVASPGTPRPRTMLSRSRSMFKDRGCSSVTVRESPRPPRFQSPRSSYDSAGNLNEPSLPLHADAIAVMQRSSSCSSKQPVLADLKKSSAVAPEPFHPRRSGHGVEPASPPPVIPRDEPGSSEIAPASDGNADNESNHEHADQSSDKFGSVEITGDSDTEPSYVYIKKDRDEQTPRPCQASPGLGTCPGSEQPRSDNRNSDNVDDTMESTGSDDVSGETTVTDAEEASRRKSSESLYSNVQSSFSPRSELDTSATDSPLPSATEKSPESSASPRPRTEVEDAEKSLPVPTTPRSNVTVSITVQSPMDAVTGLKRFLTFGKKNSKGSEAAAVVERTPHSMAPAPPHGDGCMSGEWPAGDSVKVRSGSSDVVSADDLDHIRSLQSFEPSYPANPELKEPVLHAKSPRVHRSFFSFSSFKSRAI, from the exons atgTCGTCGCGGGCGCCGCCGGCAACCGCCGCAACGCGCGGAGCCGAGGGCGCCACGGACCACCTGTGGGCGAAGGCGGCCgagctggagcgcgacttcgaaGGGTACAAGCGCCGGCTCGCCGAGCGGATGGCGCAGGCCGCCGCCGAGGTCGCGGGCGGCCGCGCCGACGAGGAGGAGCGCCGCGGCCCCGGGGACGCGGCCGGCAGGGGGAAGAGGTACGAGGAGTACGTGAGGAGGAGGGACGAGCGGCTGCGCCAGGAGTGGCGCGCGCGCATGGAGCGCAAGGAGGCCGAGGTGCAGGCGCTCTGGGCGCGCCTCGACCGCACcggctcgcgccgccgccgcggcggcgacggcgagctcgcGGCCGCCATCCACGCCAGAGAG GATCATGGTCATCTGCGGCAAAAGACCGGGAACCTGGAGGTGAAAGTGAAACCAGCCGCCCCTGTCACGCCAAGATGCGGCCCGGCCACGAAGCTCTCGCGCCCGCGGACCAGCATGCCGTcgtcaccggcggcggccagcTCGAGGCTGTCCACCCCTGACCCCAGGCGGCGTCCGCCGCACCTGCACCGGGAGCAGCCGCAGGCGGAGCCACCCGCCACGCCACGGAAGGAGAAcaggctgccgccgccgtccaccgccACCGTGGCATCACCCGGCACGCCGAGGCCGAGGACGATGCTGTCACGGAGCAGGAGTATGTTCAAGGACCGCGGCTGCTCGTCCGTCACCGTCAGGGAGAGCCCCAGGCCGCCGCGGTTCCAGTCCCCTCGGTCGAGCTACGACAGTGCCGGCAACCTCAATGAGCCGTCTCTGCCACTCCACGCCGACGCTATTGCCGTGATGCAGAGGAGTAGTTCGTGTTCCAGCAAGCAGCCTGTTCTCGCCGATCTCAAGAAGTCTTCTGCCGTTGCTCCCGAGCCGTTTCATCCTAGGAGATCAGGCCATGGCGTCGAGCCCGCGTCACCACCTCCGGTGATTCCGAGGGACGAACCTGGCAGCAGCGAGATTGCTCCGGCCAGTGATGGAAATGCTGACAACGAAAGCAACCACGAACACGCGGATCAGTCTTCAGACAAGTTCGGGAGTGTAGAGATCACCGGTGACTCTGACACCGAGCCGAGCTACGTGTACATCAAGAAGGATAGGGATGAGCAAACTCCACGGCCCTGTCAGGCATCGCCTGGTCTTGGGACATGTCCAGGGTCCGAACAACCGCGGTCTGATAACAGGAACAGCGACAATGTCGACGACACCATGGAATCAACCGGCAGCGACGACGTCTCTGGAGAAACCACGGTGACAGACGCAGAAGAAGCTTCCCGGAGGAAGAGCTCTGAATCTCTGTACTCAAACGTTCAGTCTTCGTTCTCCCCAAGATCAGAGCTCGACACATCGGCCACCGATTCCCCGCTACCCAGCGCCACCGAGAAATCGCCGGAATCCAGCGCTTCACCACGGCCACGGACGGAGGTTGAGGATGCCGAGAAGAGCCTACCAGTCCCGACCACACCGAGGAGCAACGTTACCGTTTCCATCACCGTGCAGTCACCGATGGACGCCGTGACCGGGCTCAAGCGGTTCCTGACCTTCGGCAAGAAGAACAGCAAGGGAAGTGAGGCCGCCGCCGTTGTCGAGCGCACTCCGCATTCCATGGCCCCTGCCCCTCCGCATGGTGATGGCTGCATGAGTGGAGAGTGGCCGGCAGGTGACTCTGTCAAGGTGCGATCGGGCTCCTCCGATGTTGTTTCGGCAGATGATCTGGACCACA TTCGGTCTTTGCAAAGCTTTGAGCCATCTTATCCTGCAAATCCTGAACTGAAGGAACCGGTTCTGCACGCTAAGTCACCAAGAG TACACCGATCGTTTTTCTCATTTTCATCGTTCAAGTCCAGAGCAATTTGA